In Urechidicola croceus, a single window of DNA contains:
- the alr gene encoding alanine racemase encodes MKNNHVTVLEIDLNAVKFNLNYFKSKLQENTQILVVVKAFGYGSDAVAIAKSIQNDVSYFAVAYTDEGIALRESGINTPILVLHPHIANLELDIQYCLEPNLYNEKILKSFLLLAKGKNLSQYPVHLKFNTGLNRLGFSENEIELISSTLKNQNYIKVKSIFSHMVASEDSNEREFTLKQIQSFERIISTFKNQLGYKPLIHMANTSGIINYQNAHFDMVRLGIGLYGFGNDPEETSKLRNVISLKSVISQIHTIEKGESVGYNRAYIADKITKTATIPIGHADGINRRLGQKVGYLQVNNQKAPIIGNVCMDMIMIDITNINCNEGDEVIIFDTQQNVEDLAQKADTISYELLTAVSQRVKRQILC; translated from the coding sequence ATGAAGAATAACCATGTTACAGTTCTTGAAATTGATTTAAATGCTGTTAAATTCAACTTGAATTATTTCAAGTCTAAACTTCAAGAAAACACTCAAATATTGGTCGTGGTAAAAGCTTTCGGATATGGAAGTGATGCTGTTGCAATTGCAAAATCAATTCAAAATGATGTTTCATACTTTGCTGTTGCTTATACTGATGAAGGTATAGCTCTTAGAGAATCTGGAATAAATACTCCAATTTTAGTCTTGCATCCTCATATTGCAAATCTTGAACTCGATATACAATATTGTTTAGAACCCAATTTATACAATGAAAAAATATTAAAGTCCTTTTTATTATTAGCAAAAGGAAAAAATTTGTCACAATACCCTGTACATCTAAAATTTAATACTGGATTAAATAGATTGGGGTTTAGTGAAAATGAAATTGAACTAATTTCTTCTACTCTTAAAAATCAAAATTATATAAAAGTAAAATCCATATTTTCTCATATGGTTGCATCTGAAGATTCCAACGAAAGAGAATTTACATTAAAACAAATACAATCTTTCGAAAGAATAATATCAACTTTTAAAAATCAACTCGGTTATAAGCCATTAATACATATGGCGAATACTTCAGGAATCATTAATTATCAAAATGCACATTTTGATATGGTAAGATTGGGTATTGGTTTATATGGATTTGGAAATGACCCTGAAGAAACTTCAAAACTTCGAAATGTGATTTCCTTAAAAAGTGTCATTTCACAAATACATACAATTGAAAAAGGTGAGAGTGTGGGTTACAACAGGGCTTATATTGCGGATAAAATTACAAAAACAGCTACTATTCCTATTGGTCATGCTGATGGAATAAATCGTAGACTTGGACAAAAAGTTGGTTATTTACAAGTCAACAATCAAAAAGCACCAATTATTGGAAATGTGTGTATGGACATGATAATGATTGACATAACCAATATTAATTGTAATGAAGGTGATGAAGTTATAATTTTTGACACTCAGCAAAATGTTGAAGATTTAGCACAAAAGGCTGACACGATTTCATATGAACTTTTAACTGCTGTTTCTCAAAGAGTGAAAAGACAAATTTTGTGTTAA
- a CDS encoding thymidine kinase has product MFLENTVNHTEQFGWIEVICGSMFSGKTEELIRRLKRAQFAKQKVEIFKPAVDIRYDEEKVVSHDSNEIRSTPVPASANIRILANDVDVVGIDEAQFFDDGIVAVCNDLANRGVRVIVAGLDMDFKGNPFGPMPALMATAEYVTKVHAVCTRTGNLAHFSHRKTANEELVLLGETQEYEPLSRAAYYKAILKDKVAKMDVNEEEIKDEE; this is encoded by the coding sequence ATGTTTCTCGAAAATACAGTAAATCATACAGAACAATTTGGTTGGATTGAAGTTATTTGTGGCTCGATGTTCTCTGGAAAAACTGAGGAACTAATACGTCGTCTCAAAAGAGCGCAATTTGCTAAACAAAAAGTTGAAATTTTCAAACCTGCTGTTGATATTCGATATGACGAAGAAAAAGTAGTTTCTCATGATTCTAATGAAATACGCTCAACTCCTGTTCCTGCATCAGCCAATATTAGAATATTAGCAAATGATGTTGATGTTGTAGGCATTGACGAAGCGCAATTTTTTGATGATGGTATTGTGGCTGTATGTAATGATTTAGCAAATCGTGGTGTTCGAGTAATTGTCGCTGGTTTAGATATGGATTTTAAAGGTAATCCTTTTGGCCCTATGCCGGCTTTAATGGCTACTGCCGAATATGTAACTAAAGTTCATGCAGTATGTACAAGAACAGGAAATTTAGCGCATTTTAGCCATAGAAAAACTGCAAATGAAGAATTGGTTTTACTTGGAGAAACCCAAGAATACGAACCGCTAAGTAGAGCAGCTTATTACAAAGCCATTTTAAAGGATAAAGTTGCTAAGATGGATGTGAATGAAGAAGAGATAAAAGATGAAGAATAA
- a CDS encoding glycosyltransferase family protein, translating into MKENNYIFCMKWGTLYGAEYVNRLYSMVKRNLTHDFKMVCFTDDETGIIDEVKCYPIPEINLDSNLPERMWKKLTTLKEDLYGLEGRALFLDLDIVIVDNIDCFFEVEGEFRIIKDHSWRSWRITGNSSVYRFDIGKHGYVFDDFIANFDEIRKIHRNEQEYLTHAINDKGKLQYWPTEWCPSFKYDCISRFPLAVWKKPIIPEGSKIIIFHGEINPHKAIKGGRGKWYRYVRPAPWVAEYWK; encoded by the coding sequence ATGAAAGAAAATAATTATATTTTTTGTATGAAATGGGGCACTTTGTATGGTGCTGAATACGTAAACAGATTATATTCTATGGTTAAGAGAAATCTTACTCATGATTTTAAAATGGTTTGTTTTACTGATGATGAAACTGGAATTATTGATGAAGTAAAATGTTATCCTATTCCTGAAATCAATTTAGACTCAAATCTTCCAGAGCGAATGTGGAAGAAATTAACGACGTTAAAAGAAGATTTATATGGGTTGGAAGGAAGAGCACTATTTTTAGATTTAGATATTGTAATAGTTGATAATATTGATTGTTTTTTTGAAGTTGAAGGCGAATTTAGAATTATAAAAGACCATAGTTGGAGAAGTTGGAGAATTACAGGCAACTCTTCTGTTTATAGATTTGATATTGGAAAGCACGGCTATGTTTTTGATGATTTCATTGCAAATTTTGATGAAATAAGGAAAATTCATCGTAACGAACAAGAGTATTTAACTCATGCAATCAATGATAAAGGTAAACTACAATATTGGCCAACGGAATGGTGTCCAAGTTTTAAATATGATTGTATTTCACGTTTTCCTCTTGCCGTTTGGAAAAAGCCAATTATTCCTGAAGGATCTAAAATCATTATTTTTCATGGTGAAATTAATCCACATAAAGCAATAAAAGGAGGGCGAGGAAAATGGTATCGTTATGTAAGACCTGCACCTTGGGTAGCAGAGTATTGGAAATAA
- a CDS encoding arsenate reductase family protein — MKKIYFLKTCDTCTRILKSINLDGFILQDIKTEQMTVKQLEEMHALSGSYESLFSRRAKKYKQMDLKNQELSEKDYKQLILDEYTFLKRPVIIADSEIFIGNSPKVVKVLQEKFA, encoded by the coding sequence ATGAAAAAAATTTATTTCCTTAAAACTTGTGATACATGTACAAGAATTTTAAAATCAATCAATCTTGATGGTTTTATTCTTCAGGATATAAAAACTGAACAGATGACAGTAAAGCAACTTGAAGAAATGCATGCCTTATCTGGAAGTTATGAATCACTTTTTAGTCGAAGAGCAAAGAAATACAAGCAGATGGATTTAAAAAACCAAGAATTATCTGAAAAAGATTATAAACAACTAATTTTAGATGAATATACATTTCTAAAACGACCAGTAATTATTGCAGATAGCGAGATATTTATTGGAAATAGCCCAAAAGTAGTGAAAGTACTACAAGAAAAATTTGCTTAA
- a CDS encoding DinB family protein translates to MKEQFDIINKGRILMLKLIEGYSIEQLNKIPKGFSNNIVWNIAHLVVTQQLLCYKFSGLKPLISEDMIETFRKGTSPQKDISAEYFEEIKRLFLELPIQFEEDYSKGIFINYTEYTTSVNVTLTDINKAFYFNNFHEGIHLGSILALRKFI, encoded by the coding sequence ATGAAAGAACAGTTTGATATTATAAATAAAGGAAGAATATTAATGCTAAAACTCATTGAAGGGTATTCTATTGAACAATTGAATAAAATTCCTAAAGGATTTAGTAATAATATAGTATGGAATATTGCTCATCTTGTTGTAACCCAACAGTTATTGTGTTATAAATTTTCAGGGTTAAAACCTTTAATTTCTGAAGATATGATTGAAACTTTTAGAAAAGGTACTTCGCCTCAAAAAGATATTTCGGCAGAATATTTTGAAGAAATAAAAAGATTATTTTTAGAATTACCTATTCAATTTGAAGAAGATTATTCAAAAGGAATTTTTATAAATTATACTGAATATACCACAAGTGTTAATGTGACTCTAACAGATATTAATAAAGCATTTTATTTTAATAATTTCCATGAAGGGATTCATTTAGGATCAATATTAGCATTAAGAAAATTTATTTAA
- a CDS encoding cation:proton antiporter gives MDIFIIITILVSLSAVFGYLNVRFLKMPNTIGLMVITILFTLVVLAISYFDTTLLEKEREFISQIDFETVLLDVMLSFLLFAGALHTNFQQLKIQRKPIFTFATLGTISSTFIVGVFTFYLLKLIGFEVEFIYCLLFGALISPTDPIAVLGILKQAGAPKKLETKIVGESLFNDGVGVVVFLTIYEIAKGGGHVSIGHVAELFLVEVIGGITLGLALGWITYRLLKSIDDYDTEVIITIATVMGGTVLAQYFHLSAPLAMVTAGLVVGNDTIRESSMSEVTEQYVDKFWELVDVLLNTILFVMIGMEILVLTFDGKYILAGVLAIPMLLFARYLSLMLPIKFFAKKLDFVPNTNLIMTWGGLRGGISIALALSLTPDMHRDLFLVITYVIVVFSIIGQGLTVGKLIKRLAK, from the coding sequence ATGGATATATTTATAATTATTACAATTCTCGTTTCATTATCAGCAGTATTTGGCTATTTAAATGTGCGATTTTTAAAAATGCCTAATACTATTGGATTGATGGTAATTACAATTCTTTTTACTTTGGTTGTTTTGGCAATAAGTTATTTTGATACAACACTTTTAGAAAAAGAAAGAGAATTCATTTCACAGATAGATTTTGAAACGGTTTTATTAGATGTAATGCTTAGTTTTTTGCTGTTTGCAGGTGCTTTACACACTAATTTTCAGCAGTTAAAAATTCAACGCAAACCTATATTTACATTTGCAACATTAGGAACAATTTCATCAACATTTATTGTTGGGGTATTTACTTTTTACTTACTGAAATTAATAGGATTTGAAGTAGAATTTATTTATTGCTTGTTATTTGGAGCATTGATTTCTCCTACAGATCCAATAGCAGTTTTAGGAATTTTAAAGCAAGCAGGTGCACCAAAGAAACTTGAAACAAAAATAGTAGGTGAATCATTGTTTAATGATGGTGTAGGAGTAGTAGTTTTTCTAACAATTTATGAAATTGCTAAAGGAGGAGGGCATGTTTCTATAGGTCATGTAGCCGAATTATTTTTGGTAGAAGTTATTGGAGGTATTACTCTTGGGTTGGCATTAGGGTGGATTACTTATAGGTTGCTAAAATCAATTGATGATTATGATACTGAAGTTATTATTACAATAGCAACAGTTATGGGCGGTACTGTTTTAGCTCAATATTTTCATTTATCAGCACCATTAGCTATGGTAACTGCAGGATTGGTTGTAGGTAATGATACGATTAGAGAAAGCTCTATGAGTGAAGTGACTGAACAATATGTCGATAAGTTTTGGGAATTAGTAGATGTTCTTTTAAATACCATTCTCTTTGTGATGATTGGTATGGAAATATTAGTGTTAACATTTGATGGTAAATATATTTTAGCAGGTGTTTTAGCAATTCCTATGCTATTATTTGCACGTTATTTATCTTTAATGTTACCAATAAAATTTTTCGCAAAAAAATTGGATTTTGTACCAAATACAAATTTAATTATGACTTGGGGAGGTCTACGTGGAGGTATTTCAATAGCCTTGGCTTTGAGTTTGACTCCAGATATGCATCGTGATTTATTCTTAGTTATTACTTATGTAATAGTAGTATTTTCAATTATCGGTCAAGGGCTGACTGTTGGAAAACTTATAAAAAGATTGGCTAAATAA
- a CDS encoding THC0290_0291 family protein, which yields MKLIKITRILTPIFVIFLFITTASAQNWSRYGNNSHEIGFMTGSTHFTTDYGERYLFKSNVGGNVGIGFGIIHYLTFTDYRYRWNQRTSYWADHFRLRNELSYFSADLDHFGKYVDESNVGEQADKLRAMHGKARVINIGTQLEFHFVNITDFGSRRDPDLTWSPYLSLGILGVFSNPELISEYGDGDWNADQNILYEKWAVPGAVNDDAQFIFSATAGVGTRLKIGEYSDVFIESKWQYYFSNWVDALNAKVPTTNTIPNNKYNDWNVFLHVGYIYYLN from the coding sequence ATGAAATTGATAAAGATTACAAGAATACTAACCCCAATATTTGTAATATTTTTATTTATTACAACTGCATCTGCACAGAACTGGTCACGTTATGGAAATAATAGTCACGAGATTGGTTTTATGACTGGCTCTACGCATTTCACTACAGATTATGGAGAAAGATATTTATTCAAAAGTAATGTTGGAGGAAATGTTGGTATTGGTTTTGGAATAATACATTATCTTACATTCACTGATTATCGCTATCGATGGAATCAACGAACTAGTTATTGGGCAGATCATTTTAGGTTGCGTAATGAACTATCTTATTTTAGTGCCGATTTAGATCACTTTGGAAAATATGTTGATGAAAGTAATGTTGGGGAACAAGCCGATAAACTTCGTGCAATGCATGGAAAAGCTCGTGTTATTAATATTGGAACACAACTAGAATTTCACTTTGTAAACATTACAGATTTCGGCTCAAGACGAGATCCAGATCTTACTTGGTCGCCATACTTAAGTTTGGGTATATTAGGTGTTTTTTCTAACCCTGAACTTATTTCTGAATATGGTGATGGCGATTGGAATGCAGATCAAAATATTTTATATGAAAAATGGGCGGTACCAGGTGCTGTAAACGATGATGCTCAATTCATTTTTAGTGCAACTGCAGGTGTTGGTACAAGACTTAAAATTGGTGAATATTCTGACGTATTTATTGAATCAAAATGGCAGTATTATTTCTCAAACTGGGTTGATGCTTTAAACGCTAAAGTACCAACTACTAATACCATTCCTAATAATAAATATAATGATTGGAATGTGTTTTTACATGTTGGTTACATCTATTATTTGAACTAA
- a CDS encoding Ig-like domain-containing protein, whose product MKLRLLYSLFLLTFLLLLNSCARRGRPTGGEKDVTAPIMITAEPHHESVKFNSEKIRLNFNEYIKLKDLNKQLVISPPMENQPTITPVGTASKFINIKILDTLKENTTYTFNFGNSVEDNNESNPLERFKYVFSTGDYIDSLKVYGTVADAYNQKADENISIMLYEVTEDYTDSIIFKERPNYVANTLDSIGYELTNLKEGKYLIVALNDYANNYTYDPKQDKIGFHSDFITLPNDSIVDITLFKEELPFKLMRASEVNKGHIYFGYEGDPRDLKIDLISDKPKDFKSTLVFESDKDSVSYWFTPFEADSLQFQVTHNELKQDVVVKLRSKEIDSLIVDRSIRGNLNLQDTIAIVTNIPIQNVDKSKITILDKDSVEVKFTTYLDTSKKNLKLNFDKKYDHQYKFNLLPNAIEDIFGNVNDTLNFGTTTKHPDDYGVINISLQNIESYPIILELLDKDYKVVRTAYSTNEVSFKFENLDPQNYIARVIYDSNKNRKWDSGDFLSRKKPEKIIYYNVVMELRVNWELNESFNLK is encoded by the coding sequence ATGAAATTGCGTTTACTTTACTCCCTTTTTTTATTAACATTTCTACTTTTATTAAATAGTTGTGCTCGTCGTGGTAGACCAACTGGAGGAGAAAAAGATGTTACTGCTCCAATAATGATTACTGCAGAACCTCATCATGAAAGTGTTAAATTCAATTCTGAAAAAATTAGATTAAACTTTAATGAATATATAAAATTAAAAGATCTTAATAAACAATTGGTCATTTCTCCACCAATGGAAAACCAACCAACAATAACTCCTGTTGGAACTGCAAGTAAATTTATTAATATCAAAATTTTAGACACCTTAAAAGAAAATACTACTTATACTTTTAATTTTGGAAATAGTGTTGAAGACAACAATGAATCTAATCCGTTAGAACGATTTAAATATGTGTTTTCTACTGGAGATTATATTGACTCCTTAAAGGTGTATGGAACGGTTGCAGATGCTTATAACCAAAAAGCAGATGAAAATATTTCAATAATGTTATATGAAGTTACCGAGGATTATACAGATTCTATCATTTTTAAAGAAAGACCTAATTATGTTGCCAATACGCTCGATAGTATTGGTTATGAATTAACAAATTTGAAAGAGGGAAAATATTTAATTGTTGCACTAAATGATTATGCCAACAATTACACCTATGATCCTAAACAAGATAAAATTGGATTTCATTCTGATTTTATTACATTACCAAATGATAGCATTGTAGATATTACTCTTTTTAAAGAAGAATTACCATTTAAGTTAATGCGTGCATCTGAGGTAAATAAAGGACATATTTATTTTGGCTATGAAGGGGATCCTCGTGATTTAAAAATAGATTTAATAAGTGATAAGCCCAAAGATTTTAAATCTACATTAGTTTTTGAATCAGATAAAGATTCGGTAAGTTACTGGTTTACTCCTTTTGAAGCTGATTCACTTCAATTTCAGGTTACTCACAACGAATTAAAACAAGATGTTGTAGTAAAATTAAGGTCTAAAGAAATAGATAGTTTAATAGTAGATCGTTCAATAAGAGGGAATTTAAACCTACAAGATACAATAGCTATTGTTACAAATATTCCTATTCAAAATGTTGATAAGTCCAAAATTACTATTTTGGATAAAGACTCTGTTGAAGTAAAATTTACAACTTACTTAGATACTTCAAAAAAGAATCTAAAACTAAATTTTGATAAAAAATATGATCATCAATATAAATTCAACTTATTGCCTAATGCAATAGAAGATATTTTTGGAAATGTAAATGACACTTTAAATTTTGGAACAACAACTAAGCATCCTGATGACTATGGCGTTATTAATATTTCACTTCAAAATATTGAAAGTTATCCAATAATTTTAGAACTCTTAGATAAAGATTATAAGGTTGTAAGAACTGCATATTCTACTAATGAAGTATCATTTAAGTTTGAAAATTTAGACCCTCAAAATTATATTGCAAGAGTAATTTATGACTCAAATAAAAATAGAAAATGGGATTCTGGAGACTTTCTTAGTAGAAAAAAACCTGAGAAAATTATCTACTATAATGTAGTTATGGAACTAAGAGTCAATTGGGAGTTGAATGAATCTTTCAACCTAAAATAA
- a CDS encoding ComF family protein gives MQLFKDIFYLFFPDVCLSCNQQLSKNENTICTICRHDFPLANFTNQIDNPIEKKFYGRVPIESASALFIFHKKGKVQQLIHQLKYKNQQEIGTLIGNWLGEELKSSNRFKNIDYIIPVPLHPKKKKLRGYNQLTKFGVTLAKVLNSEYIDNKLIKTYSSETQTKKGIVARWNNVNEQFKIKNEDYFNNKHILLIDDVITTGATLESCANQLLKSKNIKISLALMAFTE, from the coding sequence ATGCAATTATTTAAAGATATATTTTATTTGTTTTTTCCTGATGTTTGTTTGAGTTGTAATCAACAATTATCTAAAAATGAAAACACTATATGTACAATATGTAGACATGATTTTCCTCTAGCAAACTTTACCAATCAAATTGATAATCCAATTGAAAAGAAATTTTATGGGAGAGTTCCTATTGAATCTGCATCAGCGTTATTTATATTTCATAAAAAAGGAAAAGTACAACAGTTAATTCATCAATTAAAATATAAAAACCAACAAGAAATTGGGACTTTAATTGGAAATTGGCTGGGTGAGGAGTTAAAATCTAGCAATCGTTTTAAAAATATTGACTATATAATTCCTGTGCCATTACATCCAAAGAAAAAGAAATTAAGAGGCTATAATCAACTGACTAAATTTGGTGTTACTCTTGCTAAAGTATTAAACAGCGAGTATATAGACAATAAATTAATCAAAACATATTCGTCTGAAACTCAAACCAAAAAAGGAATTGTCGCACGGTGGAACAATGTAAATGAGCAATTTAAAATTAAAAATGAAGATTATTTTAATAACAAACATATTCTCTTAATTGATGATGTTATAACAACTGGAGCTACTTTAGAATCATGTGCTAATCAATTATTAAAGAGTAAAAATATAAAAATTAGTCTTGCACTTATGGCTTTTACCGAGTAA
- a CDS encoding class I SAM-dependent methyltransferase: protein MQKKVAFFKEAVKSIKTSGTFIPSSRFLVKRMLKNVNFQTSEVIIEFGPGNGIITTEILKRLKPKAILICFEINQNFHDELERINNDQLVVLNASAEDIESELLKLGISKVDSIISSLPLAILPKELSQNIIINAHKVLKNEGIFVQYQYSIQFLKQFKTIFNKNKVDLDFEPLNVPPAFLYVCEK from the coding sequence ATGCAGAAAAAAGTTGCTTTTTTTAAAGAAGCAGTAAAAAGTATTAAAACATCTGGAACTTTTATTCCGAGTTCTAGATTTTTAGTTAAAAGAATGTTGAAAAATGTAAATTTTCAAACTTCAGAAGTAATTATAGAATTTGGACCTGGAAATGGAATAATAACAACAGAAATTTTAAAAAGATTAAAACCTAAGGCTATACTCATTTGTTTTGAGATAAATCAAAATTTTCATGATGAACTTGAAAGAATAAATAATGACCAATTAGTTGTTTTAAATGCATCTGCAGAAGATATTGAATCTGAACTTCTAAAATTGGGAATTTCAAAAGTTGATAGTATAATCTCTAGTTTGCCTTTGGCTATTTTACCTAAAGAATTGTCTCAAAATATTATTATTAACGCACATAAGGTTCTTAAGAATGAAGGCATATTTGTACAATATCAGTACAGCATTCAGTTTTTAAAACAATTCAAAACCATTTTTAATAAAAATAAAGTTGATTTAGATTTTGAACCATTAAATGTTCCACCTGCTTTTTTGTATGTGTGTGAAAAATAG